The Thermothelomyces thermophilus ATCC 42464 chromosome 7, complete sequence genome window below encodes:
- a CDS encoding peptidase, translated as MRTPAASLLAFALPALATAGGHGGSSGLGCDSQRPLVSSEKLQSLIKKEDLLAGSQELQDIATAHGGHRAFGSSGHNATVDFLYYTLKALDYYNVTKQPFKEIFSSGTGSLTVDGEDIEAETLTYTPSGSATDKPVVVVANVGCDAADYPAEVAGNIALIKRGTCTFSQKSVNAKAAGAVAAIIYNNAEGKLSGTLGQPFLDYAPVLGITLEAGEALLAKLAGGPVTATLQIDALVEERVTYNVIAETKEGDHSNVLVLGGHTDSVPAGPGINDDGSGTIGMLTVAKALTKFRVKNAVRFAFWSAEEYGLLGSYAYIKSINSSAAELSKIRAYLNFDMIASPNYIYGIYDGDGNAFNLTGPAGSDVIERNFENFFKRKHTPSVPTEFSGRSDYAAFIENGIPSGGLFTGAEVLKTEREAELFGGRAGVAYDVNYHQAGDTVDNLALDAFLLNTKAIADSVATYALSFDGLPRVDGKKRRWDAHRARMLKRSAGSHGHAHLHSGPCGGGASI; from the exons ATGAGGACCCCCGCCGCTTCTCTCCTCGCCTTCGCCCTCCCGGCGTTGGCCACTGCCGGCGGCCACGGCGGCTCGTCAGGACTCGGCTGTGACTCGCAGCGGCCCCTGGTGTCGTCGGAGAAGCTGCAGTCCCTGATCAAGAAGGAGGACCTGCTCGCTGGCTCCCAGGAGCTCCAGGACATTGCTACGGCCCACGGGGGCCACCGCGCCTTCGGCAGCAGCGGCCACAATGCCACCGTCGACTTCCTCTACTACACGCTCAAGGCCCTCGACTACTACAATGTGACCAAGCAGCCCTTCAAGGAGATCTTCTCGTCCGGCACCGGCTCGCTCACCGTCGACGGCGAGGACATTGAGGCCGAGACGCTGACCTACACCCCGAGCGGCTCGGCGACCGACAAGccggtcgtcgtcgtggccAACGTGGGCTGCGACGCCGCCGACTACCCGGCCGAGGTGGCCGGCAACATCGCCTTGATCAAGCGCGGCACCTGCACCTTCAGCCAGAAGTCGGTCAACGCCaaggccgccggcgccgtcgccgccatcATCTACAACAACGCCGAGGGCAAGCTCTCGGGCACCCTGGGCCAGCCCTTCCTGGACTACGCCCCGGTCCTGGGCATCACCCTCGAGGCCGGCGAGGCCCTGCTGGCCAAGCTCGCCGGGGGCCCCGTCACCGCCACCCTCCAGATCGACGCCCTCGTCGAGGAGCGCGTCACCTACAACGTCATTGCCGAGACCAAGGAGGGCGACCACAGCAACGTGCTCGTCCTCGGCGGCCACACCGACTCGGTCCCTGCCGGCCCGGGCATCAA TGATGACGGCTCCGGCACCATCGGCATGCTCACCGTTGCCAAGGCCCTGACCAAGTTCCGTGTCAAGAACGCAGTCCGGTTCGCCTTCTGGAGCGCGGAGGAGTACGGCCTGCTCGGCTCGTACGCCTACATCAAGTCAATCAACAGCTCGGCGGCCGAACTGTCCAAGATCCGCGCCTACCTCAACTTCGACATG ATTGCCAGCCCCAACTACATCTACGGCATctacgacggcgacggcaacGCCTTCAACCTGACGGGCCCGGCCGGCTCCGACGTGATCGAGCGCAACTTCGAGAACTTCTTCAAGCGCAAGCACACGCCCTCGGTGCCGACCGAGTTCTCGGGCCGGTCCGACTACGCGGCCTTCATCGAGAACGGCATCCCGTCGGGCGGCCTGTTCACGGGCGCCGAGGTGCTCAAGACGGAGAGGGAGGCGGAGCTGTTCGGCGGCCGGGCCGGCGTCGCCTACGACGTCAACTACCACCAGGCCGGCGACACCGTCGACAACCTCGCCCTCGACGCCTTCCTGCTCAACACCAAGGCCATCGCCGACTCGGTCGCCACCTACGCCCTCAGCTTCGACGGCCTGCCCCGCGTCGACGGCAAGAAGAGGCGCTGGGACGCCCACCGCGCCCGCATGCTCAAGCGCAGCGCCGGCTCCCACGGCCACGCCCACCTCCACTCGGGgccctgcggcggcggcgcgagcATCTAA